The Oscillatoria acuminata PCC 6304 genomic interval AAGATGCCAATGAGGAAGTGGAAAATCACGAGCTGGTAAGGGCCACCATTGTAGAGCCACTCATCCAAGCTGGCTGCTTCCCAAATGGGGTAGAAGTGCAGACCAATTGCGTTAGAAGAAGGAACAACTGCACCAGAGATGATGTTGTTTCCGTACAGCAAAGAACCAGCAACGGGTTCCCGGATTCCGTCGATGTCAACGGGGGGAGCGGCGATGAAGGCAATGATGTAGCAGACAGTGGCGCTTAAGAGGGTGGGGATCATCAACACACCGAACCAGCCGATATAGAGGCGGTTTTCGGTAGAAGCGACCCACTCGCAAAAGCGGTCCCACAGATTAGCGCTCTCGCGCTGCTGTAAGGTTGTCGTCATATTTCTTATGATTGCTATGAGGTTTTCGAGGTAGTTGGTAGAGGTTTCTCTACCTTGCTTACTACCTTACACAACTTGTTAAGGTTTGTAAAGGGTTTTCATAAAAATTTTTGCTGATTATTGCTATTAGATTTTCTTATCATTTGCCATGCTAACTGCTTTTGCCTCCTGCCGGATCACCTACAGTCCCGCCTACACCTTGGTTCCAACCTACGAATGCTTTAACCGCTGTAGCTACTGCAACTTTCGCCAGGACCCGGGGAAAAGCCCCTGGTTAGAATTACCCGATGCGGAACGAATCCTGAAATCTCTCATGGGGACGGGGATTCGGGAAATTTTAATCCTCAGTGGCGAAGTGCATCCGAATTCTGAGAAACGCACAGACTGGTGCGATCGCCTTTATGAGTTATGCGAATTGGCCCTGGGACTAGGATTTCTGCCCCATACCAATGCCGGTCCTCTCAGTTTTGAGGAAATGGCAAGGCTAAAAACCGTTAATGTTTCTATGGGATTAATGGTGGAACAGGTGACGCCGACCCTATTGGAAACCGTACATCGTCACGCCCCCAGCAAGGTGCCAGGGGTGCGACTGCAACAATTAGCTTGGGCGGGAGAACTGAAAATTCCCTTTACCACGGGATTATTGCTGGGAATTGGAGAGACTCCAGGCGATCGCCAAGCTACCTTAGAGGCGATCGGTCAAATTCACCAGCGCTGGGGCCATATCCAGGAAGTGATTATCCAACCCTATCGTCCCGGAACCCACCAAAGCGGCGAGGCACCGGGATTGGAATTGAAGGAATTACCCGCAGAAGTAGCAAGAGCTAGAGCAATTTTACCCGAGGCAGTCGCCCTGCAAGTCCCGCCCAATTTAATCGAGGAACCAGAGATTTTATTAGCTTGTTTAGAGGCAGGATGCCGAGATTTAGGCGGAATCGGACCCACGGATGAAGTCAATCCGGACTATCCCCATCTCCAGGTTGACCGACTCAAACGGATTTTAGAACCGGCTGGTTGGGAATTAGTCGAGCGATCGCCGGTTTATCCGCAATATCATGCCGGATTAAGTCCTAGATTGCGATCGCACCTGATCCAGGCGGGATATTATTAAGACGGAATTCGGTTGTCAAAGTTTGCAAAAATCCGCAGGCTGAAGCCTGGGGCTACACGGACAAAGCCCGCCTGCGCGGGCTAAAAGCGAAAACCGACTTTTAACAACCGGATTTGGTATAAGACGGAATCCGGTTGTAATAGATCTATAAAAACCCACACCCTCAAGGGTGGAGGCTCACAGGACGAAGCCCGCCTACGCGGGCTAACTACAGACAGGACTTATGCATATTGGGAGATTGAAACCTATTTGTAGAGTTGATTCGCGAATCAACCCTACAAATAGGGCTTGATGCGTAAGTCTTGTCAGAAAATCGACTTTCAACAACCGTATTCCGTATGAAAAGTCATTTTTATGGAATAGCCTGCGGAGGCAGGCTTCGTCTGTATAGCCCCACCCTTGAGGGTGCGGGTTTTTATTAATATCCCAGGGCGGTTAAATCCGGTTGCGCGGCGATCGGCACTCGTTCCACCTTCGTTTCCCAAGTGCCATTGGGATAGAGATTAAACAAGCGAAACCCTGGGGCCGCATCATCCAGAGCAAATTCAATACTTTTCGGCATAAACTGGATACAAGTCGAAGGTGTCGCAAAATAAGCGATATTTTCCCGATAAAACAGTAAATTTTGGTGAGCATGACCGCAGGCCACCACTTTCACATTACGATAACGGTCTAAAATCCCAAAAAATGCTTCAGCATTTTCCAGATTAATTTGGTCCAACCATTCCGAGTTCACGGGAAACGGGGGATGATGCAGCGCAATCAAGGTTGCCTGGTTGCCAGCTAGATATAATTGCCAGTCCAACCACTCCAAACTCGTCCTTGAGAGTCGTCCTCTATCGGCCCCTGGTATTTGAGAGTTGAGCAAGATAAAGCGCCAATTGCCCATTTCAAAGGATTTATCCGCACAAAAGGGAGACTCGGTTAAAACCGACTCCATCACGGAGAGATTGTCATGATTGCCGGGAACCCAGTAGGTGGGAATTTGCAACGGACGGATTAAATCCCGGAGAACTTGATAAGATTCTGGGGTTTCATCTTGAGAGAGGTCTCCGGTGAGTAGGAGGAGATCTCGGGCATAATTCAGGGAGAGCAATCCTCTTAAAACCGCCTCAAAGGATGAAAGGGTGGGGACCCCAAGCAATTTGCGATCGGGGCGGGCAAATAAATGAAGATCCGTGATTTGAGCTAATCGCAAGGGAGAGGCTGGGATCATTGCTAGGCAAACAAACGGGCAACTCCATTAATCATACAGGTAGAGGGTCAATCCCGATGAACAGAATGCCCCAACCAACAGGGCGATCGGCTTGACCAAGATTTTTGCCCACGGCTCTTGCGTCCTCGCCAAATTCTGCTACAATAGAAATTCATGACACAAAAGCGGCGGCATCGCCAAGTGGTAAGGCAGAGGTCTGCAAAACCTTTACCCCCGGTTCGAATCCGGGTGCCGCCTTTGTAAAATCAAAGCATTTCGCACTCGCCTTCCCGGGCGATTTTTGGTTTTGTGATAGAATCGCTCCCGCTACAGGGCCATTCCGATGTTAAAATCGAGGCATCCATTCCAACCCAATCCCAAAGCGAGTATCGTTATCCCCATCCGCATCGTGACGCCGGATATCCGTGGAGAGGCGAAATTCAGGCGTAATGGCATACCCTACGGCAAAAGTCCCCAACCCCACGGTCTGATCACCCCCTATTCCCACCACGCTATATCCTAAAGACAAATCTGCTCCACCTGTGCGCGAGAGCACCAACATGGCGCGTCCCCCCAACTCCACCCCACTCGTGGAGTAAGACTCTCCCTCAACGTGACGATATCCAACCACGGGTGCCAGATTGAAATATCCCCCCAAGGGCAGCACATAATAACGCAACTGAGCACCGCCACCGGAAAATCCCCCACTTCCGGCAAAATAATCTCCACTGACGGTTAATCCGGTGCCACCGATAAACAGGTCCTCCACCCCGACATTCACCCCACTGCCGTCATCGGAGGAGGTGACTTGGGCATATCCAACCCGCACACGGGTCCGAAAGCTGGGGTCATTGCGAATCTCTTCCAAGACATTCGGCACTTCTTGTAACCACCGTTGGAGGACGGGACTGCCTTCGATGATTTCCGGACTCAAGTCCACGGACTGGGAGTTCAAGGGTTCCGAATCCAAGGGGGAGTCATCAACTTGGGCTAATAGGGGCCTCGCTGATGCCACAGGAATCCCGCCCCAGTTCAAGGTTAGATGCAGGGCGAGATAAATCAGACCGATGCTGCACTTGAGGCTACAATCCGCTACTCCTCTGGGGAAAAGGGAATTTAGGGATTGAAACAATGGCACAGACTCAGAAATTCTACCGCTTTCCCGGGTTCTGTGCGTTCCCTTGACTGTAAATGGAGAGGAGACAGGAGGAGGTACGGGCAGGGAACTCCGATGGGTTGGATTAGGCATAGTCTTGAACTCGGATGAATGAGCAACGGCATGGCTAGTATGACATGAACAAATAGGCAACCTGGGAGGGTTGAGTCTGGAAACCTGTTCAGTTTGAGCAGAATTGGCCTAACCCGGTTTAAACTCCGTCTAGGCATCGGATTGCGATTATAACTCGTGATGAAGGGCGATCGCCCTTCGAGTTACGCAGGGGGTTTAAAGGCGATCGGCCTCCCATCTCTGACGATAACCACAAGGGTTATACAGTAATTCGGTGGTCGGTTTTGCGCAATTCTCACATTATATTGATTTCTCCTGATTATTCCACAGCTTTTTTGCGATCGCTTCCCTTGCTCTCATTCGGTAATTCACACTCAAAGCATACGGGTTTAGGCCGGATTAACCAGACTGGATATCAGGAGATGAGTTGATTTGACGGCGATCGGCTCTCTGTGTTTTGTATGAGGACAAATTATACTTATCACCTAATCCCCTAATCTTCCGAAATCAAACGATTCAAAACCTGAATGTTAAACCTGAGCCAAGGGGGTAAAATAAAAAGAGAACCCATCTCCAGAGTCAACCCGACAGATTCCCGCCTCTTTAATTAGCGCGAACCCTAAGCTGTAGAAAGCAAGGGTGCAAAAATAGAGCCGGAAATCCTTGATAGATCAGGCTTTGAACACTGTTCACCCGGTCTGGCGGTTCGCGCAAATGCTGAAACCTTTATGGGGAGATGATTTGAGGAAAAAATGAACCCGACCTATTTACAAGTTGGCCTCTGTAATGGTATTTTTATTCCAGGTTCGCGCAAATGCACCTTGAAAACTTCATATACCAAGGGTTTCAACCACCGGGGGGTCCCAATGACCTCTAATCCCTTTCAGGGATTGAAACTACAATCAAACACCCCTACATCGCGCCCTTCCCCGGTCCCAATGACCTCTAATCCCTTTCAGGGATTGAAACGAATGAAGCCTGCACCGGCGCGGATTCCATTCAAGTCCCAATGACCTCTAATCCCTTTCAGGGATTGAAACCCGCTTCGGCTTCACGCTGTCCGGGTCATCTGGATTATAAAGTCCCAATGACCTCTAATCCCTTTCAGGGATTGAAACGAGCATATTCTGCCCCAGCCGGAACCTTAATAAATGTCCCAATGACCTCTAATCCCTTTCAGGGATTGAAACGTGGAAGGGTTCCGCGAAAGTTCAACCAAAAATGGTCCCAATGACCTCTAATCCCTTTCAGGGATTGAAACGACGTGGCAACTCCCCCGGCGCTACTACTCCCCCGTCCCAATGACCTCTAATCCCTTTCAGGGATTGAAACGCTGCGAAACTTCTTCCCACATCTGAGGGTTGTTTGTCCCAATGACCTCTAATCCCTTTCAGGGATTGAAACCTTGCGTACACTTGCGCTGGAATCACTCCCTATGGTCCCAATGACCTCTAATCCCTTTCAGGGATTGAAACAAGTTCATTATTGCAAACACATTCACTAGAGCCAGTCCCAATGACCTCTAATCCCTTTCAGGGATTGAAACTACTTATACGCAACGCATTGTATAGCAGCATAACGTCCCAATGACCTCTAATCCCTTTCAGGGATTGAAACAGCCTTAAACTGCGAGTTGACCGACCGGAAAAAATTGAGTCCCAATGACCTCTAATCCCTTTCAGGGATTGAAACAAGCAAGAAAGGAATCAGGATCGGTGCGATCCTGGAGTCCCAATGACCTCTAATCCCTTTCAGGGATTGAAACGGAGCAAGCTCAAGCAGACGCCAAGCTGAGAGAAGTCCCAATGACCTCTAATCCCTTTCAGGGATTGAAACAACGCATTCTTTCCCATTTAATCTCTCCTACTATGTGTCCCAATGACCTCTAATCCCTTTCAGGGATTGAAACGGCTAACCGTAAACGAAACACTGGAGGCGCTTAATGTCCCAATGACCTCTAATCCCTTTCAGGGATTGAAACCCGGTAGCAAGATGGGGCTTGCTAGTGACCTCAGTCCCAATGACCTCTAATCCCTTTCAGGGATTGAAACTTCGTAATATTCCGGTGGGTGCATCCCCTGGTAAGGGTACAGTCCCAATGACCTCTAATCCCTTTCAGGGATTGAAACGTCCTCCCCCCGGCTCTTAGGGGGGCGGGCATTTTAAGTCCCAATGACCTCTAATCCCTTTCAGGGATTGAAACAAGGGGGGGAGGATTGCCCTCTCTCAGGGCCTTGCAGGTCCCAATGACCTCTAATCCCTTTCAGGGATTGAAACCGAATACTCATCGTGCGACTGGAGTAGTGATGAGGTCCCAATGACCTCTAATCCCTTTCAGGGATTGAAACCTATCGGACCAGAATCTGGATTTACCGGCTCAATCGTCCCAATGACCTCTAATCCCTTTCAGGGATTGAAACCACCAGACGCACGGACCCATCGGCCCAGACATCGGTCCCAATGACCTCTAATCCCTTTCAGGGATTGAAACATCCGAATGATCGGACCTTAAATAATTTCTGCCATTGGGTCCCAATGACCTCTAATCCCTTTCAGGGATTGAAACGGACGCTTCTCCTTGAAGCCTTAAACGAAGTAAAGTCCCAATGACCTCTAATCCCTTTCAGGGATTGAAACAGTTGAGGAATTCTCGACTGAGGAGATTGAGGAGGTCCCAATGACCTCTAATCCCTTTCAGGGATTGAAACACAAAAATCGAGGAAAACAAACTTTTCAGCGAGTGGGTCCCAATGACCTCTAATCCCTTTCAGGGATTGAAACAAATATCAACTCAAAAACTTCTATCGCGACTATCGTCCCAATGACCTCTAATCCCTTTCAGGGATTGAAACGCAATCATCTGACTCGCCTTGTAGATAGGCTTTGGTCCCAATGACCTCTAATCCCTTTCAGGGATTGAAACGCTTATCAATCCGACGAATCCGGGGAGGGAATGCGGGTCCCAATGACCTCTAATCCCTTTCAGGGATTGAAACTTGAGACAACACGAAGCTACCGGAGAATCCATCAGTCCCAATGACCTCTAATCCCTTTCAGGGATTGAAACAGAAAAAACCCTTTTCTGGAACTCTTATGCTGTCCCGGTCCCAATGACCTCTAATCCCTTTCAGGGATTGAAACGACTTTGCTTTGGTGAAATCGACTCACCAACAATCCGAGTCCCAATGACCTCTAATCCCTTTCAGGGATTGAAACCCGATCACCAGGGAACCATCCAAAAATAGGGAGGGTCCCAATGACCTCTAATCCCTTTCAGGGATTGAAACTTTGTCTTACCCGACAGAGATGATTAATCGCCATGAGTCCCAATGACCTCTAATCCCTTTCAGGGATTGAAACGCCGCTGCAAGTGGCTTCATTGCAAGCTCAATGAAGTCCCAATGACCTCTAATCCCTTTCAGGGATTGAAACGTTCATGCGAGAAAAGTTGGGCGGTAAATAATAAGGTCCCAATGACCTCTAATCCCTTTCAGGGATTGAAACCAGTAATTTGTCTTACCCGACCGACTGCCCGACAAGGTCCCAATGACCTCTAATCCCTTTCAGGGATTGAAACATTACAGGGGGAGGAAGCGGGGATTTGCATATAACAGGTCCCAATGACCTCTAATCCCTTTCAGGGATTGAAACAGGAATATCGTGGTGATAGTATCCGGGCCGGTAGGTCCCAGTCCCAATGACCTCTAATCCCTTTCAGGGATTGAAACACCCAACGCAGGCTCAAAGCTGAGAGAGAAGCCAAGTCCCAATGACCTCTAATCCCTTTCAGGGATTGAAACCATACAGGGAGCATTTAAAATCAGCAAAATGATTTGTCCCAATGACCTCTAATCCCTTTCAGGGATTGAAACACTACTCCATAAATATAAGGATTTGAATTAAATAAAGGTCCCAATGACCTCTAATCCCTTTCAGGGATTGAAACTGGGGAATGAATAGAAAACAGATACTAAAGGAATAAAGTCCCAATGACCTCTAATCCCTTTCAGGGATTGAAACGTTTCAGGGATTCAGTCAATTGGGGCCACTGCGGTTTCCTGGTCCCAATGACCTCTAATCCCTTTCAGGGATTGAAACTAGCGAGACAACGTTCAATTTTTGGGCATACCTTGCGTCCCAATGACCTCTAATCCCTTTCAGGGATTGAAACTCATTATTACAAACAGACAGATGGGGGATTTTCAAATGGTCCCAATGACCTCTAATCCCTTTCAGGGATTGAAACAAATCAACTTGCGATGCTTGTTAAACTGCTTGCCGTCCCAATGACCTCTAATCCCTTTCAGGGATTGAAACTAATTGAATCATCTGCCCCGGCACGATTATCGGCCGTCCCAATGACCTCTAATCCCTTTCAGGGATTGAAACTTGGAATATGCCCTCCTCTGGATCGGTAATAGTTGCGATAACCCGGTCCCAATGACCTCTAATCCCTTTCAGGGATTGAAACGCAAGCGCGGCAGGGGTTGATCCAGGGATTGTGCAGTCCCAATGACCTCTAATCCCTTTCAGGGATTGAAACATCGAAAAAACTGCATTCTTCCAGGGGCTTTCCACAAATGTCCCAATGACCTCTAATCCCTTTCAGGGATTGAAACGTAACTCAGCAGGGTCCAACTCTGGGAGGGGGATGTCCCAATGACCTCTAATCCCTTTCAGGGATTGAAACATCGATATTACTACCCCTGCTGCTGACTCAAATCCCGTCCCAAGTCCCAATGACCTCTAATCCCTTTCAGGGATTGAAACACACGAACATAGTCAGGGCCAACAACAGCAGCTTTTACAAGTCCCAATGACCTCTAATCCCTTTCAGGGATTGAAACTGGAATTTTTCATATCATCTGGAACCATCTCGATCCGTCTCAATGGCCCTAAATCCCTTTCAGGCATTGAAACTATTTAGTTAACTCCTTAGTTAACTGAGTCTTCGTCTCAATGGCCCTAAATCCCTTTCAGGGATTGAAACCTAAATATCTGGCGTAATATTCATCCATTGCTTGGTTTCAATGGACCTAAATCCCTTTCAAGAATTGAAACTTGAGCTTTCATCGATTAATCCAGGGGCAGAAATCTGCAAAACCTTTACCCCCGGTTTGAATCTGGGACCAGCTTCATTACCTCAAAGATTGAGACCGATCGCCTTTCTGATGAATTTCTTCTATTCAGGTCAACACTGCCCGAATACATCTTTATAACAAATTAGTAATTGACAAAACGTGATATAAAAATGATCGCCCTCTAGGGTGGAGTGGGTTGGGGCCAGAGCGATCGCCTGACCGAGAGTGACGGCTTTCTCTCTCAGTGCGATCAGCGGCTCATAATCTTCAGCAGCGGCTCATAATCTTCAGTATTTTAACGGACTACTCAATGGGATTTTTCTCTGATGAACGAGTAATCATACGGATTGACAAAATTACTCTGATATCAGTTTATGAAAGACTCAAAAAAATATTCCAATGTTGATTAAGTTATACGTTACGCAAACACCAACAAAAACAGGAGTAAGGTTTACTAATTATTAGAACAGTTATTTCTATTTTTGGATCCGCTTGTTACCCCTGGAAGACCCAGGATATACACAAGAGGTCAAATCAAAATGTTTAACCGGCAATATTTTCCCCTGAGTCTGAGCTTTATGTTTCTTTACACAAGTGTTTTCCATTTGCTCTTGACGTCCATCTAACTAAAGCGGTAGGATAAATCTATCTTGAGATAGAGGATAAAAAAGCCATTGCCTGCAATATCCTGGCCAAACAGCCCAAAAGCTCGGGATCAAAAGTCAGGATACA includes:
- the cofG gene encoding 7,8-didemethyl-8-hydroxy-5-deazariboflavin synthase subunit CofG, which translates into the protein MLTAFASCRITYSPAYTLVPTYECFNRCSYCNFRQDPGKSPWLELPDAERILKSLMGTGIREILILSGEVHPNSEKRTDWCDRLYELCELALGLGFLPHTNAGPLSFEEMARLKTVNVSMGLMVEQVTPTLLETVHRHAPSKVPGVRLQQLAWAGELKIPFTTGLLLGIGETPGDRQATLEAIGQIHQRWGHIQEVIIQPYRPGTHQSGEAPGLELKELPAEVARARAILPEAVALQVPPNLIEEPEILLACLEAGCRDLGGIGPTDEVNPDYPHLQVDRLKRILEPAGWELVERSPVYPQYHAGLSPRLRSHLIQAGYY
- the cpdA gene encoding 3',5'-cyclic-AMP phosphodiesterase; translation: MIPASPLRLAQITDLHLFARPDRKLLGVPTLSSFEAVLRGLLSLNYARDLLLLTGDLSQDETPESYQVLRDLIRPLQIPTYWVPGNHDNLSVMESVLTESPFCADKSFEMGNWRFILLNSQIPGADRGRLSRTSLEWLDWQLYLAGNQATLIALHHPPFPVNSEWLDQINLENAEAFFGILDRYRNVKVVACGHAHQNLLFYRENIAYFATPSTCIQFMPKSIEFALDDAAPGFRLFNLYPNGTWETKVERVPIAAQPDLTALGY